A window of Ipomoea triloba cultivar NCNSP0323 chromosome 2, ASM357664v1 contains these coding sequences:
- the LOC116010984 gene encoding pseudo histidine-containing phosphotransfer protein 6, whose translation MLGLGAERLRLDMNRLLALLFHQGVLDEQFLQLQQLQDEASPNFVSEVVNIYFHESEKLLRNLRVLLMESEIWDYKKMGMHLNQLMGSSSSIGAKRVRNVCVAFRAAAEQNNRFGCLRALEALDHEYCYLKNKLVELFQLEQQRVLAAGVRYPLLHLPQTN comes from the exons ATGTTGGGTTTGGGTGCGGAGCGGTTGCGACTCGACATGAATCGCTTGCTCGCCCTACTCTTTCACCAG GGAGTGTTGGACGAGCAATTCTTGCAACTACAACAGCTCCAAGATGAAGCTTCTCCCAACTTTGTCTCCGAGGTTGTCAACATTTACTTCCATGAATCCGAGAAGCTCCTCAGGAATCTCAGAGTTTTGCT GATGGAGAGTGAAATATGGGACTACAAGAAAATGGGAATGCATTTGAACCAGTTGATGGGAAGCAGCTCCAGCATTGGAGCCAAACGAGTCAGAAATGTATGCGTGGCCTTTCGTGCTGCTGCCGAACAAAACAACCGTTTTGG GTGTTTGAGAGCCTTAGAGGCACTTGACCATGAATACTGCTATCTCAAGAACAAACTCGTAGAACTATTCCAGCTAGAGCAACAGCGGGTTTTAGCAGCTGGAGTGAGATACCCACTACTTCATCTTCCTCAGACTAATTAG
- the LOC116010244 gene encoding phosphatidylcholine:diacylglycerol cholinephosphotransferase 1-like, giving the protein MNGGSPHFRSSSPSSTLANRQPITSSDNQNPVNGVKSKHKNTTNGTVSNMKKRSSPVAAMDGGWLGNAHFMTWKAGDLLGVVRHHPLPCVFFASLLFFMGVEYTLRMIPSTSPPFDLGFIATVPLNRILASSPALNTLLAGLNTVFVAMQSAYIVWAFLIEGRPRATISALFMFTCRGILGYVTQLPLPEDFLGSGADFPVGNVSFFLFYSGHVAAAVIASLDMRRMQRRGMAFAFDLLNVLQVVRLLSTRGHYTIDLGVGVGAGMLFDSLAGKYLECKKLN; this is encoded by the exons ATGAACGGAGGCTCTCCCCATTTCCGTTCATCTTCTCCGTCCAGTACCCTCGCTAATCGACAACCCATCACTTCCAGCGACAACCAAAACCCAGTTAACGGCGTCAAATCCAAACACAAGAACACCACCAACGGCACCGTTTCGAATATGAAGAAGAGATCCTCGCCGGTAGCCGCGATGGACGGTGGGTGGTTGGGAAACGCTCATTTCATGACGTGGAAAGCGGGGGACTTATTGGGTGTGGTGAGGCACCACCCTTTACCGTGCGTCTTCTTCGCCTCCCTCTTGTTCTTCATGGGCGTTGAATACACCCTCCGTATGATCCCCTCCACTTCCCCGCCGTTCGATCTGGGCTTCATCGCCACCGTTCCTCTGAATCGCATTCTCGCTTCCAGTCCCGCCCTTAATACTCTCCTCGCCGGCCTCAATACG GTGTTTGTGGCGATGCAATCAGCGTACATAGTATGGGCGTTTCTGATTGAAGGCCGTCCAAGAGCAACCATTTCAGCACTGTTCATGTTCACATGCAGAGGAATTCTTGGATATGTTACACAGCTGCCATTGCCTGAG GATTTTTTGGGTTCGGGAGCTGATTTTCCGGTAGGGAATGTGTCGTTTTTCTTGTTTTACTCGGGGCATGTAGCGGCAGCAGTGATCGCGTCGCTTGACATGAGACGAATGCAGAGGCGCGGGATGGCATTCGCGTTCGACTTGCTCAATGTGTTGCAGGTGGTGAGGTTGCTGAGCACAAGGGGTCACTACACAATCGACTTGGGCGTCGGCGTTGGTGCCGGAATGCTGTTTGATTCTCTGGCCGGAAAGTATCTAGAATGTAAAAAGTTGAACTAA
- the LOC116010245 gene encoding uncharacterized protein LOC116010245, with amino-acid sequence MAAAAATTASILSGTRSASTSAETPSASNRYTTSFRGTSLRRYDSIRRRLIKSNGRINAAATVATASVEQVKEYALPTWAQFDLGRAPVYWKTMNGLLPSSGERLRIFYNPAANKLTPNEEFGIAFNGGFNQPIMCGGEPRVMLQKTRGQADPPLYTIQICIPKHAHSLIFSFTNGTEWDGPYRLQFQVPKPWRNKPIEFFTEGLAEELSKDGACDRAIFPDANTVITTCAVVGNLTIEGGDRCNLNLVPGCTDPSSPLYDPLANVDDGSCPPYSDSED; translated from the exons ATGGCTGCTGCAGCTGCAACGACTGCATCGATATTGTCTGGAACCCGGTCTGCTTCGACTAGTGCTGAAACTCCCTCTGCATCAAACAGATATA CTACAAGTTTTAGGGGAACTTCATTGAGAAGATATGATTCGATTAGGAGGAGGTTAATTAAGAGTAATGGACGAATCAATGCTGCTGCTACTGTTGCAACTGCTTCTGTTGAACAAGTTAAAGA ATACGCCCTCCCTACATGGGCTCAATTTGACCTGGGCCGAGCTCCAGTTTACTGGAAAACAATGAATGGTCTTCTTCCCTCTTCT GGAGAGAGATTGAGGATTTTCTATAATCCAGCTGCCAACAAGCTTACTCCCAATGAAGAATTTGGAATTGCCTTCAATG GAGGATTCAATCAGCCTATCATGTGTGGTGGTGAGCCGAGGGTCATGCTTCAGAAAACACGAGGACAAGCTGATCCTCCTTTATATACAATCCAGATATGTATTCCTAAACACG CGCATAGTTTGATCTTTTCATTCACAAATGGAACTGAATGGGATGGTCCCTATAGACTCCAATTTCAAGTTCCAAAGCCTTGGCGAAACAAGCCAATTGAATTCTTTACAGAG GGCCTTGCGGAGGAGTTGAGTAAGGATGGTGCATGCGACAGAGCAATCTTTCCCGACGCAAACACAGTTATCACAACTTGTGCTGTGGTTGGTAACTTGACTATTGAAGGC GGTGATCGTTGCAATCTCAATCTGGTGCCAGGATGCACCGACCCAAGCTCACCATTATACGATCCACTCGCGAACGTTGATGATGGATCATGCCCACCCTACTCAGACTCCGAGGATTAG